The following proteins are encoded in a genomic region of Drosophila willistoni isolate 14030-0811.24 chromosome 3R, UCI_dwil_1.1, whole genome shotgun sequence:
- the LOC6650468 gene encoding mitochondrial dicarboxylate carrier, which produces MSTQQKQSRWYFGGLASAGAACCTHPLDLIKVTLQTQQGKLSVLQLVPKIIREQGVLAFYSGLSASMLRQLTYSTTRFGAYEVGKDFINTDTFTGKIALAGLSGLAGGIVGTPADMVNVRMQNDVKLPKEQRRNYKNAIDGLFKVYRQEGFTRLFSGATTATGRGILMTIGQIAFYDQTKVYLLSTPYFKDNLVTHFTASLVAGTIATTLTQPLDVLKTRSMNAKPGEYNGLWDIVRHTAKLGPMGFFKGYIPAFVRLGPHTIITFVFLEQLRLNFGYIKSS; this is translated from the exons ATGTCCACCCAGCAAAAGCAATCCCGATGGTATTTTGGCGGCTTGGCCAGTGCTGGCGCTGCCTGCTGCACACATCCTTTGGACTTGATTAAGGTGACTCTGCAAACGCAGCAAGGGAAACTGTCTGTCCTACAGTTGGTGCCAAAAATTATACGCGAACAGGGCGTATTGGCTTTTTACAGTGGACTATCGGCATCCATGTTGCGGCAGTTAACGTACTCGACAACTCGTTTTGGTGCCTACGAAGTGGGAAAGGATTTCATTAACACAGACACCTTCACGGGCAAAATAGCATTGGCGGGGCTCTCTGGTCTAGCTGGCGGTATAGTGGGTACACCGGCAGATATGGTCAATGTGAGAATGCAGAATGATGTGAAGCTACCCAAGGAGCAACGTAGAAA TTACAAAAATGCCATTGATGGACTCTTCAAAGTCTACCGACAGGAAGGATTCACGCGTCTGTTCTCTGGTGCCACAACTGCAACTGGTCGTGGCATACTAATGACCATTGGACAGATTGCCTTCTATGATCAGACAAAGGTTTACCTGCTGTCGACACCCTATTTCAAGGATAACCTGGTAACGCATTTCACTGCCTCTCTGGTAGCTGGCACTATAGCTACTACACTAACCCAACCATTGGATGTGCTGAAGACACGATCAATGAACGCCAAACCCGGAGAATACAACGGGCTTTGGGATATTGTACGACACACAGCCAAACTGGGTCCCATGGGCTTCTTCAAGGGCTACATTCCGGCTTTTGTGCGTCTGGGTCCTCATACCATAATCACGTTTGTGTTCTTGGAACAGTTACGTCTCAACTTTGGCTACATCAAGTCCAGTTAA
- the LOC6650469 gene encoding uncharacterized protein LOC6650469 has product MANQWTWMLCILLTGQLHQLQAKEREVKLHKIEKIREDEHAFRSELHLGERDEEGHLLINGELKQHETVDNDWKLHIKIHRAENPDDEFEEFLNIPHLAVCDVMKSYYKEFFYESLKEYSNAPHPDTCPLPPEHYHLRDYPLDARRLGRFLIPGYYRFVSKLTKDDEIKIEYLLELQVN; this is encoded by the exons ATGGCAAATCAATGGACTTGGATGCTTTGCATCTTGCTGACCGGACAACTGCATCAGCTTCAAGCCAAGGAAAGGGAGGTAAAGCTACACAAGATCGAAAAGATTCGAGAGGATGAGCATGCCTTTAGAAGCGAATTGCATTTAGGTGAACGAGATGAGGAAGGACATCTGCTGATTAATGGAGAACTGAAACAACATGAAACCGTAGACAACGACTGGAAA CTACACATTAAAATTCATCGTGCTGAAAATCCCGACGATGAATTTGAAGAGTTCCTTAACATCCCCCATTTGGCTGTTTGCGATGTCATGAAGTCCTATTACAAGGAATTCTTCTATGAAAGCCTCAAAGAATATTCAAATGCGCCCCATCCGGATACATGTCCTTTGCCGCCAGAGCACTATCATCTCAGGGACTATCCACTGGATGCACGACGTTTGGGACGTTTTCTCATACCCGGATATTATCGCTTTGTAAGCAAACTTACTAAGGATGATGAGATCAAGATAGAGTACCTGCTTGAGTTGCaagtcaattaa
- the LOC6651336 gene encoding lipase 3 — translation MMGAFQVGIVLTILGLALAGERPISDCAERIVDDGYAVETHQVTTTDNYILTMHRIPPKESGAPVVLLFHGMLSSSSDWVLMGPGKALAYILSDAGYDVWMGNARGNTYSKAHKYWPTYWQIFWNFSWNEIGIYDVPATIDYILEHTGQKQLQYVGHSQGTTVYLVMMSEKPEYNDKIKSAHLLGPAAYMGNMKSPLTRAFAPILGQPNAMVELVGSMEFMPSNQFKQDLGIEMCQATSPYADMCANEIFLIGGYDSEQLDYELLEHIKATSPAGASVNQNLHFCQEFNSKKFRKFDYSVIRNPYEYGSYTPPNYKLKNAKAPVLLYYGANDWMCDISDVRQLRDELPNMALDYLVPFEKWAHLDFIWGTEAKKYVYDEVLKQMLSYE, via the exons ATGATGGGAGCCTTTCAAGTGGGCATCGTTTTAACCATTTTGGGCCTAGCCCTGGCCGGAGAGAGGCCAATATCGGATTGT GCGGAGCGTATTGTCGATGATGGCTATGCGGTGGAAACGCATCAAGTTACCACCACTGATAACTATATTCTGACCATGCATCGCATACCGCCGAAAGAGAGTGGTGCACCTGTGGTATTGCTATTTCATGGCATGCTTAGCTCATCCTCGGATTGGGTGCTAATGGGACCAGGAAAGGCTTTGGCATACATTCTATCCGATGCTGGCTACGACGTTTGGATGGGCAATGCCCGTGGCAATACCTATTCCAAGGCCCATAAGTACTGGCCAACATATTGGCAAATATTCTGGAATTTCAGTTGGAACGAGATTGGCATCTACGATGTGCCAGCCACAATTGACTATATATTGGAGCATACCGGCCAAAAACAATTGCAATATGTGGGCCACTCACAAGGCACCACTGTCTATTTGGTAATGATGTCAGAGAAGCCAGAATATAATGACAAAATCAAGTCCGCCCATTTGCTGGGACCTGCCGCTTACATGGGAAACATGAAGAGTCCCTTAACACGTGCCTTTGCCCCGATTCTGGGACAACCCAATGCCATGGTTGAGTTGGTCGGTTCAATGGAGTTTATGCCGAGCAATCAGTTTAAACAGGATTTGGGCATTGAAATGTGCCAGGCTACCTCACCCTATGCCGACATGTGTGCCAATGAGATCTTCCTGATCGGAGGCTACGATTCCGAGCAATTGGACTAT GAGCTATTGGAGCATATTAAGGCAACTTCTCCAGCTGGAGCTTCGGTTAATCAAAATCTGCATTTCTGTCAAGAGTTTAATTCGAAAAAATTCCGTAAATTTGACTATTCGGTCATCCGTAATCCCTATGAATACGGCAGCTACACCCCACCCAACTACAAGCTAAAGAACGCCAAGGCACCTGTCCTGCTGTATTATGGAGCCAATGATTGGATGTGCGATATAAGTGATGTGAGACAACTCCGTGATGAGCTACCCAACATGGCCTTGGACTATCTAGTGCCGTTTGAGAAATGGGCCCATTTGGATTTCATTTGGGGTACCGAGGCCAAGAAATACGTATACGACGAAGTTTTGAAGCAGATGTTATCAtatgaataa
- the LOC6651337 gene encoding uncharacterized protein LOC6651337 yields the protein MRHEQVVVDYWAMFKTSGLCLLLALCGYVLLKMIQTIFWLPGHLSKNQLRLEEMAKQLASELGEDERAEMEKLFNSNEPLTEERINQFLDKPSNQLAAEEPKKEL from the exons ATGAGGCATGAACAAGTTGTTGTCGACTATTGGGCTATGTTTAAGACATCAGGCCTATGCCTTTTATTGGCCTTATGTGGATATGTACTGCTCaa AATGATACAGACAATATTTTGGCTGCCTGGACACTTGTCAAAGAATCAATTGCGTCTGGAGGAAATGGCCAAGCAATTGGCAAGCGAGTTGGGTGAAGATGAAAGAGCCGAAATGGAAAAACTCTTCAATAGCAATGAACCACTGACAGAGGAGCGTATTAACCAATTTTTGGATAAGCCATCGAATCAATTGGCGGCAGAGGAACCAAAGAAGGAGCTATAG